In a single window of the Zea mays cultivar B73 chromosome 5, Zm-B73-REFERENCE-NAM-5.0, whole genome shotgun sequence genome:
- the LOC103628473 gene encoding uncharacterized protein, producing MGCLSSSSLSSPLFSCACAEAPPWPSAPCSFPSAPSLPWLGSSSARPLPWRLHLPACPLPFFLPWPSYYAKQRQQLPWTAPRNSSRARPIFFPPWPKVPPAASSATMASSPGSELLPCFAVGRPCHYLTPSSRSELHRQPAQQAARCSSSHEIPSVSPASTRFAQRCRSTAAAPCCAVDLRGSTVSASRFAESTQRRRAIVGTRALVDVTPCASLVGKEPKLMAYMRGTSRPGCSPCMIAIYFTYVFGR from the exons ATGGGCTGCTTATCCAGCTcgtccctctcctcccctctatTTTCCTGTGCGTGCGCAGAGGCTCCTCCATGGCCGTCGGCCCCCTGCAGCTTCCCAAGCGCCCCCTCTCTCCCATGGCTGGGCAGCAGCTCTGCTCGCCCCCTCCCATGGCGCCTCCACCTCCCTGCGTGCCCTCTGCCCTTCTTCCTCCCCTGGCCGAGCTACTACGCAAAGCAGCGGCAGCAGCTTCCTTGGACGGCGCCCAGAAATTCCAGCAGAGCTCGCCCCATTTTTTTTCCTCCCTGGCCGAAGGTTCCCCCTGCTGCTAGCTCGGCAACCATGGCGAGCAGCCCCGGCAGCGAGCTCCTCCCTTGCTTTGCTGTCGGACGTCCCTGCCACTACCTCACTCCCTCGTCGCGCAGCGAACTCCATCGCCAACCTGCGCAGCAAGCTGCgcgctgcagcagcagccatgagaTCCCGTCCGTGTCGCCAGCGTCGACCCGATTTGCGCAGCGGTGCCGGTCCACCGCAGCAGCACCATGCTGCGCCGTTGATCTGCGCGGTTCGACTGTCTCCGCGTCTCGCTTCGCCGAATCTACGCAGCGCCGACGTGCCATCGTGGGAACCCGTG CCCTTGTTGACGTCACGCCTTGCGCATCGCTCGTCGGCAAAGAGCCCAAACTAATGGCATACATGCGCGGCACGAGTCGGCCAGGTTGTTCGCCTTGTATGATTGCGATTTATTTTACTTACGTATTCGGTCGATGA